One part of the Phycisphaeraceae bacterium genome encodes these proteins:
- a CDS encoding methyltransferase domain-containing protein — translation MACPSCGHLDAGEFLGMPRVPVLCNVLLHARDEAISAPTAEISLSFCRPSSGGCGLVFNDAFKPELMRYTGQYENALHFSATFQKYADDLARSLVERHSLRGRRIIELGCGDGQFLAMLCRLGSNSGLGFDPAHDPSRSREQVDASPGSIDIISEYYGPAHAHHTADFIACRHVLEHIPRPDEFLRSIRRTIGDQRDTVVFFEVPNALWTIEQMGIWDIIYEHVLYFTPPSLSRAFSNAGLIPLRTDTVYSGQFLTIEARPGDVPAGFAAGLDHEQRRIEGLVDRFSERYREKLTQWVGVLDNLRRSSRRGVLWGAGSKGVTFLNVAAGPADQDNPFQHIVDINPRKHGCFVAGTGQQIVAPEALREIRPAVVVIMNPAYRDEIASQLRSLGVDAEVMVA, via the coding sequence ATGGCGTGCCCCTCCTGCGGCCATCTTGATGCCGGCGAGTTCCTCGGGATGCCGCGCGTTCCTGTGCTGTGCAACGTGCTCCTGCACGCCCGCGACGAAGCGATCTCGGCGCCGACGGCCGAGATCTCGCTCTCGTTCTGCCGCCCGTCTTCCGGCGGATGTGGCCTGGTATTCAACGACGCGTTCAAGCCCGAGTTGATGCGCTACACCGGGCAGTATGAGAACGCGCTGCACTTCTCGGCGACGTTCCAGAAGTACGCCGATGACCTTGCCCGATCGCTCGTCGAACGCCACTCGCTCCGCGGCCGGAGGATCATCGAACTTGGCTGCGGCGATGGCCAGTTTCTCGCCATGCTCTGCCGGCTGGGGTCCAACTCCGGCCTGGGATTCGACCCGGCGCACGACCCCTCTCGCTCCCGGGAACAGGTCGATGCCTCGCCCGGCTCGATCGACATCATCAGTGAGTATTACGGCCCGGCCCACGCCCACCACACGGCCGACTTCATCGCCTGCCGTCACGTGCTCGAGCATATCCCACGCCCGGACGAGTTCCTGCGGAGCATCCGGCGGACGATCGGCGATCAGCGCGACACTGTTGTTTTCTTCGAGGTCCCCAACGCGCTCTGGACCATCGAGCAGATGGGCATCTGGGACATCATCTACGAGCATGTGCTCTACTTCACGCCCCCGTCTCTCTCGAGGGCATTCAGCAACGCGGGGCTGATCCCGCTCCGGACCGATACCGTCTACTCGGGCCAGTTCCTCACGATCGAGGCCCGCCCGGGCGATGTCCCAGCCGGATTTGCCGCGGGCCTGGATCACGAGCAGCGCCGAATCGAGGGGCTCGTCGACCGGTTCAGCGAACGCTACCGCGAGAAGCTCACGCAATGGGTCGGCGTCCTGGACAACCTCCGCCGGTCCTCCCGTCGCGGCGTGCTGTGGGGCGCGGGCTCCAAGGGCGTGACGTTCCTGAACGTCGCCGCGGGTCCGGCCGACCAGGACAACCCGTTCCAGCACATCGTCGACATCAACCCCCGCAAGCACGGCTGCTTCGTCGCCGGCACCGGGCAGCAGATCGTGGCGCCGGAAGCCCTGCGCGAGATCCGGCCCGCTGTAGTTGTCATCATGAACCCGGCCTACCGCGACGAAATCGCGTCGCAACTCCGCTCGCTCGGCGTCGACGCCGAGGTGATGGTCGCGTAG